CCTGCCCCGGGGTGAGCCACTGCTACGCCCGAGGGGATGCTCCGGGATGGCCTTACAACCTCTATGCCATGCTCCATGCCCGAACGGAAGGGGAACTTCGGGACCTTCTGGCTTGGCTGGAGGGGCGGGTGCTTCCCACGGACCGGGTGCTTCTCCCCACCCGGGAGGAGCTTCGCAAGACCGGGGGCTGCGTGGGGAGCCTGCTGGTCCGAAGGGGAGAGGGGGATTAGGGGCGGTTGTGACGTCCTTCGTGCTCCAGGAGCCAGGCTTTCTTGTCCAGGCCTCCGCCGAAGCCCGTGAGGGTCCCGTCCTTGCCCACCACCCGGTGGCAGGGCACCACGATGGCCACGGGGTTGGCGTGGTTCGCTCCCCCCACGGCCCGAAAGGCCCTGGGACGTTCCACCTGCCGGGCGATGTCTTCGTAGGACGCCGTGGCCCCATAGGGAATCTCCCGCAGGGCTTCCCAGACCCGGAGCTGGAAGGGCGTTCCCTCCAGGGCCAGGGGCAGGTCGAAGGTCCGGCGCAGCCCCAGGAAGTACTCCTCCAGTTGGTGGATCAGCCGGTCCAGGAGGGCTTCCGCTCCGGGTGCGGCAGGTTCTTCCTGGAGCGGCAAGGGTTCCTCCCCCAGGAAATGGATCTTGCGGACTCCCGCAGCGGTGCTCCGCAGCTCCAGAAGCCCCACGGGGGAAGACCAGACGCGCAGAGCCTCCGATTCCACCACGTTCCCCATCTTGGTCTCTCCTTTCGGTCTTCTTGCGCCGCCGTCCCCTTGTGGTATTCTTGCGTCCTGAACGGATTCCCGCAGGACGGGGAGGAAAGGGGACGGATCGTTGGAAGTCAAGCCCATCAAGAAGATCAAAAAACTGAAGAAGCTCAAGCTGTATGGTTTCAACAACCTCACGAAATCCCTCAGCTTCAACCTCTATGACGTATGCTATGCCAAGACCACGGAACACCGCAACGCCTACATCGACTACATCGACGAGGAATACAACGCCACGCGCCTCACGGGGATCCTGACGGAGGTGGCCCGGATCATCGGGGCCAACGTCCTCAACGTGGCCCAGCAGGACTACGACCCCCAGGGTGCCAGCGTGGCGGTGCTGATCTCCGAGGAGAAGGTGGGGGAGGAGTGTCCTCCGGAGATCTGCGACAGCGAGACCCCGGGGCCCCTGCCGGAGACTCTCCTCGCCCATCTGGATAAAAGCCATATCACCGTGCACACCTACCCGGAAAGCCACCCGGACCGAGGGGTCTGCACCTTCCGGGCGGACATCGACGTGTCCACCTGCGGGCGCATCTCTCCCTTGAAGGCGCTGAACTACCTGCTGCACACCTTCTCTCCCGACATCGCCATCATGGACTACCGGGTCCGGGGATTCACCCGGGACATCTCCGGGGAGAAATACTTCCTGGACCACAAGATCAACTCCATCCAGAACTTCATCTCCAAGGACACCCGAGAGCTGTACCAGCTCATCGACGTGAACGTCTACCAGGAGAACATCTTCAACACCAAGATGACCCTGAAGGAATTCGATCTGGACAACTACCTATTCGGAACGGGGAAGAAATCCCTTTTGCCGAGGGAAAAGAAGCGGGTCAAACAGGAGATCAAGAGGGAGATGGCGGAGATCTTTGCGGGACGCAACCTGCCCAGCTTCTAGGTCTTCGGGAAGGGCCGTGGGGTTTCCCGGAGAAGCGAGCCCTGGAAGGACAGGGCACGAAGAGGACGCCGTCTGGATGGGCGAGGCCCTCGCGGAGGCGCGCCTTGCCCTGGAGGAGGGGGAGATCCCCGTGGGAGCGGTGGCGGTGGACCACGGGCGGATCGTGGGGAGGGGACGGAACCGCCGGAAGCTCCAGGAAGCCCCCTTCGCCCACGCGGAGATGGAGGCCCTTCGAGATGCCTGTGCGTCCCTGGGGACCTGGCGACTCGATGGGGTCACCCTCTACGTGACCCTGGAGCCTTGTCCCATGTGCGCCGGGGCGATCCTTCAGACTCGGGTGGGGCGTTTGGTCTTCGGGGCCCGGGACCCCCGGGCGGGGGCCTGTGGCTCCCTGGTGGACCTGCTTCGGGACCCGAGGCAGACCCATCGTTGCCGAGTCCGGGAAGGGGTGGGAAGGGAGGAGGCGGCCTGCCTGCTCGGGGACTTCTTTCTCCTCCGACGCCGCACTGGACAAAGGAAAAGGCTTCTCCTATAATCCCCACCGTTGACCGTTCCTGGTCCTGAAGACGATGCGGAGGGGTGGCCGAGTGGTCGAAGGCGGGCGACTCGAAATCGTCTAGGCGGTGCTGAGCCGTCTCGTGGGTTCAAATCCCACCCTCTCCGCCAGAATGGATTCGGCGGCTCCGGGAGATCCTCCCGGAGCCGCCTTGTTGTTTTACCCCCCCCGCGACTCTTCGCCAGAAGAACTATCCTGCGTGGTTCGGTGCAAACATCGAAACGCCAGAAAAGTCTTGACTTTGGATGTCTGGAAGGCCGTTCCCTTGGATGGGGTTGCTGCCTGGGAATGGTCTTGTCCAGGCGGTCCTTGCTTGACAAGGGATAAAGGTCCCTCTATTCTCCCCGTAATGATGCAGAAGGGGGAGTATTTGATGGCAAGACCGGTGAAGGAAAAGGAGATGACCGAGAAAATGGAACCGAAGAAGACTCGTAGGCCCAGGAGAAGCCCCGAAGAGCTTCTTGCGGAACTGGACAAGAAACGCCAGAGGTTGGAGAAGCGCGTCCTCAAGAAGAACCAGGAGGCCGTGTTTGCCGTAGGTTCGGCGTTTCTGAAGCTTACGGAGATGGACCTGGCCACCATGGACCCGGAAGTCGTGGGCCGCCTGGCGGAGGACCCCAAGTTCGCCAAGGAGTTCGTCCAGGGGCTTCGGTAAGTCTCCTTCCCTTCCGGAGATGCGGGACCTCTCCCGGAGGCCGCGACGGGCCTTGCCTTCCGGGGGGGAATTGGGTATGATGCCCTCCGTGACGTCGTGAGGCGTCCCTTCAGGCGGAGAGGTGGCTGAGTGGTCGAAGGCGCTCGCCTGGAGAGCGAGTGGGCGGTATAAAAGCCGCCCCGGGGGTTCAAATCCCCCCCTCTCCGCCAGGTCGTTCGGAGGTCCCGGGATTCCGGGACCTCCTTTGCGCACCCTGCGGATCTCCCCGAAGCCCGACTTCGAGGGAGTCCGTCACAAGGCCCCCGAAGGGCGGCCTTCTGCAGGGGATCCAGTCCCGTGCGGCGAAATCCCGTGAACCCCGCCAGGTCCGGAAGGAAGCAACGGTAAGCGGATCGTTTCGGGCGCCACGGGGTCGCTGGGTCCCCTGCAGAGGGCCGCCCGACTTCGTGTTTCCCCGGGAGGTGTTCTGCCTGTCCCCCCTGCCCCCAAACCTTCTTCTTCTGCCTATGGAGCTTCTGCCCCGTGACGAGGACCGCCTTTGGGCTCTCCCGGTCTACGGTGTGGTGGTGGAGTCCTTCGAACGGGGTCTGTTCACCCGATCCCGGTATCGTCGGGAGCTGTTCTTGGTGGATGCCCTGGGCGGACGTGTGGAGACGCTGGAGGGACAGACCCGGGAGGAGATGGAGCGCCGGGTCCGTCCCCCCGAGGAGAGGTGGTCTCCCTCCGTCCTGCCCCCCGTCCTGGGGGAGGCGCAGGCCCTTCGGCGAGCGGAGGCTTGGCGCGGGGAAGAAGACGCCTCGATCTGGGGACGCCTGCTTCGTCACACCCGAACCTTCGGGGTTCCCGATTCCGTCCGGCTGTGGCATCGCCTCTATCTGGAACGGGGGAAGGACGAGGTGTGGGATTCCTTTTCCGGGCGCCGGGTCCCCTCCGGGGCGCTGTGGCTCCTGGCTCTGGGGCAGGGAGAGCCTAGCCCCGAGGAGCCCCGGGACTAGCCGTTGGGGCTGATGTCCAGCAGGGTGCGGATGAGTTTTTCCATGTCCTCCATCTTCTTGGGGGCTTCCTCCTTGCCTTCCTCCACGAGACAGCGCCGGACGTAGTTTTTCAGGATCTCGATGCAGGCGTTGTGCATGGCTTTCCGCGCGGCGGTGAGCTGCACCAGGATTTCGGAACAGGGCTTGTCCTCGATGATCATCCGTTGGATGCCCCGAAGCTGTCCCTCCACCCTTTTGAGCCGGTTGAGCATGGCCTTTCGTTCCTGGGGCAGGGCCTCCAGTTCTTCGATGAGCGAGCCGTTCGTCATGGGGTGACCTCCTCTGTTGGGCTGAATATACCGGGTATATGTTATCCCCTCCGTCCCTTGCTGGTCAATCTCTCCTCGTGATATACTGACCGATGGTCCAAACCACACACGGATCGACGTCCGGGGTGTTGCCCCACGGGGTTCCCCGGAGGGAGGACGTCCGTGGAGGGAAAAACGGAGGAGGGAACGACATGGCAGTGGTCAGCATGAAACAGCTTCTGGAGTGCGGGGTCCATTTCGGGCACCAGACCCGTCGGTGGAACCCGAAGATGAAGCCCTTCATCTTCACGGAGCGCAACGGCATCTACATCATCGACCTGCAGAAGACCGTCAAGGGATTGGAGAAGGCCTACGATTTCGTCCGGGAGATCTCCAAGAGCGGGGGCAGCATCCTGTTCGTGGGCACGAAGCGCCAGGCCCAGGAGCCCATCCGGAACGAGGCCCTCAAGTCCGGGCAGTTCTACATCAACCAGCGTTGGCTGGGGGGGCTGCTTACCAACTTCGCCACCATCCGTCGCCGGGTGAACCGCATGGTGGAGCTGGAGCAGATGGAAAACGACGGCTCCATCAACCGCTACCCCAAGAAGGAAATCATCCAGCTTCGCAAGGAGCGGGAGAAACTGGAGAAGTACCTCTCCGGCATCAAGGACATGCGGGAGACCCCCGATGCCCTCTTCATCATCGATCCTCGCAGGGAGACCATCGCGGTGCAGGAGGCTCGCAAGCTCCACATCCCCGTGGTGGCCATCGTGGACACCAACTGCGACCCCGAGGTGATCGATTTCCCCATCCCGGGGAACGACGACGCCATCCGGGCCATCGAACTCATCACCGGTCTCATGTCCAGCGCCTTTGTGGAGGGCCGCCAGGGCGTGGACGGGGCGGTGCAGCCCGAGGAGGCCGTCGAGGAACCCGCAGAGGTGGTGGAGACCGTCGAAACGGAAACCATCGTGGTTCGCGAGAAACTTCACGACGCTTACTCCGAAGTGGGGGAGAAGGTCGTGAATCAGGAACTGGAAGACCGTAAGGGTTGGAAGGAGGCTTAGGGGCATGGCCTTGGACATGGAATCGGTGAAGGAGCTGCGTGCCCGCACGGGCGCCGGAGTGCTGGACTGCAAGAAGGCCCTGGCGGAATGCGGGGACGATGTGGAAAAGGCGGTGGATTACCTTCGGGAGAAGGGACTCGCCAAGGCGGCCAAGAAGGTGGGTCGCACCGCCGCTCAGGGATTGGTCTTCAGCTACATCCACACCAACGGGAAGATCGGTGTCCTGGTGGAGCTGAACTGCGAGACGGACTTCGTGGCCCGCACCGACGAGTTCCAGCAGCTGGGACACGAGATCGCCATGCAGATCGCCGCCGCCAACCCCCAGTACGTCTCCCCTGAGGAGGTCCCCTCGGACGACCTGGAGCGAGAGAAGGAGATCTACCGCAACCAGGCTCTGGAAGAGGGCAAGCCCGCCCACATCGTGGACAAAATCGCCGAGGGTCGGGTGAACAAGTTCTACGAGGAGACCTGCCTCCTGGAGCAGAACTACATCCGAGACCCGGATCGCAAGATCAAGGACATGGTGATCGACAACATCGCCAAGATGGGGGAGAACATCGTGGTCCGACGCTTCGCCCGCTACTCCATCGGCGAATAGACGCAACGGGGCAGCGAAGGGCGAGGGATTTCGATCCCTCGCCTTTTTCATGGGGTTCGACGGACGACGAAAACCCGGAGGAGGCATGGACGATGAAACGACCCTACGAGCGGGTGCTGCTGAAGCTGTCCGGGGAGATCCTGGCGGGGCATCAGGGTTTCGGCCTGGATCTGGAGGCCGTGGCGGGGATCTGCGAGGAGATCGCGGAGGTGGCCCGTTCCGGCGTGAGCGTGGCCATGGTGGTGGGAGGGGGCAACATTCTCCGGGGGCAGCAGGCGGTGCAGAAGGGCATGGAACGGGCGCAGGCGGACACCATGGGGATGCTGGCCACGGTGATCAACGCCCTGGCCCTGCAGGACGCCCTGGAGCGGCTGGGGGTCTCCACCCGGGTGCAGACCGCGGTGGAGATGCGCCAGGTGGCGGAACCTTTCATCCGGCGTCGGGCCATCCGGCACCTGGAAAAGGGGCGGGTGGTGATCTTCGCCGCCGGCACCGGATCCCCGTATTTTTCCACCGACACCGCCGCGGCCCTTCGGGCGTCGGAGATCGGGGTGGAGTGCTTGTTGAAGGCCACGAAGGTGGATGGTATATATGACCGAGACCCGGCGCTGTACCCCGATGCCCGGCGTCTGCCCCGGGTCACCTACCAGGAGGCCCTGCAGATGCAGCTGAAGATCATGGATGCGGCGGCGTTTGCCCTGTGCCAGGAAAACCGCATCCCCATCGTGGTGTTCGACGTGCTGAAACAGGGGAACCTGCGAAAGCTACTCCTGGAGGGAGAGCAGGTCGGTTCCCTGGTCGAGTGAGTCGGGATTCGGAGCCCGGCCAATCTTCAGGCGAAGGAGTGAGCGGCATGCCGCAGAGCCAGATCAAGGACATGAAGCATCGCACCGAGAAGTCCATCGAGCACCTGAAGACCACCCTCCAGGGGATCCGCACCGGGCGGGCCCACCCCGCCCTGGTGGAGGAGATCAAGGTGGATTACTTCGGCACCCTGACGCCCCTCAAGCAGATGGCCATGGTGAACATCCCCGAGTCCCGGCAGATCGTCATCGCCCCCTGGGACAAGACGGCCCTCAAGGCCATCGAGAAGGCCATCCAGGCTTCCTCCCTGGGGGTGAACCCCCGCATCGACGGGGAGAGCATCCGCCTCACCCTCCCGGAGCTGACCCGGGAACGGCGGGTGGAACTCTCGAAGCTGGTGAACAAGTATTCCGAGGAGGCCAAGGTGGCCATCCGGAACATCCGTCGGGAGGTCCTGGAAGCCCTCAAGAAGATGGAGAAGGACGGGACCATCAGCGAGGACGAGCTGAAGAAGCTCCAGAAGGAAGTCCAGGAGCACACCGACGAGGCCACCCGCAAGGTGGAGCAGGCCACGGCGGAGAAGGACAAGGAGATCCTGAACGACTGACCTTCAAGGGAACGCAAGGGAAGAAAAGAGAGGAGCGGCCCCCTTGGGGGGCCGCTCCCTTGTTTTTGGGGTTAGAGGCTGTTCAGGAACCGGTGGAGCCGTTCCATCCCCTGGGCGATGTCATCGGGGGAGCAGGCGTAGGAGAAACGCAGGAATCCCGGGGCGAAGAAGGCCGTTCCCGGCACCGCAGCCACCAGCTGTTCCTCCAGGAGCCGGGCGGAGAACTCCCTGTCATCGGGCAGGGGGGAACGGGAAACGTCCAGGAAGACGTAGAAGGCTCCCTGGGGGACCCGGAAGCGCACGTAGGGCATCTTCTCCAGCTCCGCCACCATCAGGTTCCGACGTTTTTCGAAGGTCCCCCTCATGGACTCCACGTCCGCCTCCGCCCCCTGAAGGGCACCCAGGGCAGCCCACTGGGCGATGGAGCTGGCGTTGGAGGTCAGGTGCCCCTGGAGGGCGTTGATGTCGTCGATCCAGGACTTGGGTCCCAGGGCGTAGCCGATGCGCCACCCCGTCATGGCGTAGGACTTGCTTGCCCCGTTGAGCAGCAGGGTCTGGTCCTCCAGGTCCGGGGCGACCTGGAGGAAGTTCACGTGCCGGGCCTCCCCGTAGACCAGCCGCTCGTACATCTCGTCGAAGATCACCCAAAGGTCCTTCTCCCGAGCCACCTCCGCCAGCATCCCCAGGACCGATGCGTCCCAGACCGCACCCGTGGGGTTGCAGGGGGTGTTGACGATCATGCCGCGCGTCGCGGGGGTCAGCGCCGCCTCTACCGTCTCCCGAGTGGGGACCAGGTCGGTACCCAGGGTGTCCACCAGGACCTCCCGGCCCTCCGCCATGTGGAGCTGCTCCACGTAGCTCACCCACGCGGGGGTGAAGAGGAGCACCTCGTCTCCCGGATCCACTGCCGCCTGGAGGGCTTCATAGATCAGGGGCTTGCCCCCGCAGCCGATGAGGATGCGGGAGGAGGGGATGTCCAGGCCGAAACGCCGGGCGTAGTCCCCCCGCACGGCGTCCCGCAGCTCCGGGATGCCCCCTACGGGGGTATAGTGGGTCTCCTGTCGACGGATGGCCTCGACGGCGGCGGAGTAGGCCGCCTGGGGACTGCCGAAGTCCGGCTCCCCCGCGGCGAAGGAGATGACGGGTTTTCCCTCGTGTCGCAGGGCCTTGGCGCGGTTGGTCAGGCCCAAGGTGGCGGAGGGGTGGAGACGTTGGACGCGGGCGGATCGTTTCACATGGCATCACTCCCAGCGAGGAAATTCTTTGCATTATAACGGAGGAAGGGGTTTTTGTGAGGATCGACCATATGCCGCAGTGATGACGCGTTGTCAGGGCGGCTGTGATACAATGGCGTTACCAAGCAAGATGGGAGGGATGGCGATGGAAGTACGCTTTGTCACCCGAAACGTGGAACTGGTGGATTCCATCAAGGAGCACATGGAGAAGAAACTGGGGAAGCTGGACCGCTTCTTCGACCGCATCCTGGATACCCAGGTGGCGGTGGACTTCAAGCGCGGCATGTTCGTGGTGGAGATCACCTCCAACGTGAACGGCCTCGTCATGAGGGGGGAGGACTACGCGCCGGACCTGCGGAAGGCCTTCGACAAATCCCTGAAGAACATCGAGCGGCAGGTGAAGCGGCACAAGGACGTCCTTACGGATCGGCTGCAGCTCAAGACCCGGGACATCTCCTTTGATCTGGAGCCGGAGCCCTTCCCCGCGGAGGCGGACAAGGTCGCCGAAGAATCGGGGAAGGTCCAGATCGTCAAGACGAAGCGGTTCCCCGTCCGCGTCATGACCTCCCAGGAGGCGGCGCTTCAGATGGACCTGTTGGGGCACAGCTTCTTCGTGTTCCGCAACGACCAGTCCGGGGACTTCAGCGTGGTCTATCGGCGCCGCGAGGGAGGCTACGGGGTTCTGGAACCCCAGGAGTAATCCCTTCGGGGTGGATCCGGACGGCAGCCAGTCGGCGGGGGGGGGCCTTGGGCCTCCCCCCGCCTTGACCTTGCCCCCCCGGGGCGATAGCTTCTTGAGGATGCCGCCTCGGCAGGGTGTGGCCAGGAACGGGAGATGAGGGCGCTGCACGAGATGTCCTTGGTGGAATCCCTCCTCGAATCCCTGGAGATGGTGGTTCGGGAGCAGGGGGTCACGGGGGTTCGGGAGGTGGGGCTCCGCGTGGGGGCCCTGCGGCAGGTGGAGCCGGAGGTGATGGCCTTCTGCTTCTCCGTGGCCACCCGGGGGACCTTCCTGGAGGGGGCGGAGCTTCGGGTGATCCTCCAGCCTCTCCGGCGGCGTTGCCTGACCTGTGGGCACCGCTGGGAGGGGGCTTTGCAGGAGGCGGCCTGTCCCCGCTGCGGGAGTGTTTCGGAAAGGACCGGCGGGTTCGAGCTGGATCTGGAGTACATCGAGGTGAAGGAAGATGAATCGACGCATTACCCTGAACCGTAGGGTCGCCCTGGCCGACGAGGTCTACGCGCGGCAGGTGCGGGAACGCTGCGCCCAGGGGGGGATCCTCCTGGTCAACCTGATCGGGTCCCCGGGGGCGGGGAAGACCACCCTGCTGGAGCGGGTGTTGCCCCAGATGCCCTGCCGCTGCGGGGTGGTGGAGGGGGACGTGGCCACCTCCCGGGACGCGCAGCGCATCGCCGCCTGCGGCGTCCCGGTGGTGCAGATCAACACGGGCGGCGGCTGCCACCTGGAGGCTCACCTGGTGCTCCGGGGTCTGGAGGACCTGCCCCTGGACGACCTGGACCTGGTGTTCGTGGAGAACGTGGGCAACCTGGTCTGCCCCGCGGAGTTCGATCTGGGGGAGGATTTCAAGGTGGCGGTGTCCAGCGTGCCCGAGGGGGCGGACAAGCCCCTCAAATATCCCTCCCTGTTCTCCCAGGCCGCCTGCGTGGTGCTCACCAAGACGGACCTGCTTCCCTACCTGCCCTTCGACGAGGAGCTGTTCTGGAAAGACGTGGAATCCCTCAACCCTCGGGGACGGCGTTTTCGGGTGGACGGCCTCCGGGGGGACGGGGCGGAGGAGTGGGTCCGTTTTCTGGCCGAGACCCTGGAGACCAAGCGGTGCGGGGCCTGACCGAATCCCCCTTGCTGGAGGGGCTGAACCCCCCCCAGCGAGAGGCGGTGCTGCACCACGAGAGCAGCCAGCTGGTGCTGGCGGGGGCGGGAAGCGGCAAGACCCGGGTGCTCACCCGGAAGATCGCCTTCCTGA
The sequence above is drawn from the Aminomonas paucivorans DSM 12260 genome and encodes:
- the pyrH gene encoding UMP kinase, whose amino-acid sequence is MKRPYERVLLKLSGEILAGHQGFGLDLEAVAGICEEIAEVARSGVSVAMVVGGGNILRGQQAVQKGMERAQADTMGMLATVINALALQDALERLGVSTRVQTAVEMRQVAEPFIRRRAIRHLEKGRVVIFAAGTGSPYFSTDTAAALRASEIGVECLLKATKVDGIYDRDPALYPDARRLPRVTYQEALQMQLKIMDAAAFALCQENRIPIVVFDVLKQGNLRKLLLEGEQVGSLVE
- a CDS encoding methylated-DNA--[protein]-cysteine S-methyltransferase, producing the protein MGNVVESEALRVWSSPVGLLELRSTAAGVRKIHFLGEEPLPLQEEPAAPGAEALLDRLIHQLEEYFLGLRRTFDLPLALEGTPFQLRVWEALREIPYGATASYEDIARQVERPRAFRAVGGANHANPVAIVVPCHRVVGKDGTLTGFGGGLDKKAWLLEHEGRHNRP
- a CDS encoding pyridoxal phosphate-dependent aminotransferase, giving the protein MKRSARVQRLHPSATLGLTNRAKALRHEGKPVISFAAGEPDFGSPQAAYSAAVEAIRRQETHYTPVGGIPELRDAVRGDYARRFGLDIPSSRILIGCGGKPLIYEALQAAVDPGDEVLLFTPAWVSYVEQLHMAEGREVLVDTLGTDLVPTRETVEAALTPATRGMIVNTPCNPTGAVWDASVLGMLAEVAREKDLWVIFDEMYERLVYGEARHVNFLQVAPDLEDQTLLLNGASKSYAMTGWRIGYALGPKSWIDDINALQGHLTSNASSIAQWAALGALQGAEADVESMRGTFEKRRNLMVAELEKMPYVRFRVPQGAFYVFLDVSRSPLPDDREFSARLLEEQLVAAVPGTAFFAPGFLRFSYACSPDDIAQGMERLHRFLNSL
- a CDS encoding metal-sensitive transcriptional regulator; the encoded protein is MTNGSLIEELEALPQERKAMLNRLKRVEGQLRGIQRMIIEDKPCSEILVQLTAARKAMHNACIEILKNYVRRCLVEEGKEEAPKKMEDMEKLIRTLLDISPNG
- the tsf gene encoding translation elongation factor Ts: MALDMESVKELRARTGAGVLDCKKALAECGDDVEKAVDYLREKGLAKAAKKVGRTAAQGLVFSYIHTNGKIGVLVELNCETDFVARTDEFQQLGHEIAMQIAAANPQYVSPEEVPSDDLEREKEIYRNQALEEGKPAHIVDKIAEGRVNKFYEETCLLEQNYIRDPDRKIKDMVIDNIAKMGENIVVRRFARYSIGE
- a CDS encoding hydrogenase maturation nickel metallochaperone HypA, whose protein sequence is MSLVESLLESLEMVVREQGVTGVREVGLRVGALRQVEPEVMAFCFSVATRGTFLEGAELRVILQPLRRRCLTCGHRWEGALQEAACPRCGSVSERTGGFELDLEYIEVKEDESTHYPEP
- the hpf gene encoding ribosome hibernation-promoting factor, HPF/YfiA family, which produces MEVRFVTRNVELVDSIKEHMEKKLGKLDRFFDRILDTQVAVDFKRGMFVVEITSNVNGLVMRGEDYAPDLRKAFDKSLKNIERQVKRHKDVLTDRLQLKTRDISFDLEPEPFPAEADKVAEESGKVQIVKTKRFPVRVMTSQEAALQMDLLGHSFFVFRNDQSGDFSVVYRRREGGYGVLEPQE
- the frr gene encoding ribosome recycling factor encodes the protein MPQSQIKDMKHRTEKSIEHLKTTLQGIRTGRAHPALVEEIKVDYFGTLTPLKQMAMVNIPESRQIVIAPWDKTALKAIEKAIQASSLGVNPRIDGESIRLTLPELTRERRVELSKLVNKYSEEAKVAIRNIRREVLEALKKMEKDGTISEDELKKLQKEVQEHTDEATRKVEQATAEKDKEILND
- the tadA gene encoding tRNA adenosine(34) deaminase TadA, which produces MGFPGEASPGRTGHEEDAVWMGEALAEARLALEEGEIPVGAVAVDHGRIVGRGRNRRKLQEAPFAHAEMEALRDACASLGTWRLDGVTLYVTLEPCPMCAGAILQTRVGRLVFGARDPRAGACGSLVDLLRDPRQTHRCRVREGVGREEAACLLGDFFLLRRRTGQRKRLLL
- the speD gene encoding adenosylmethionine decarboxylase, whose translation is MEVKPIKKIKKLKKLKLYGFNNLTKSLSFNLYDVCYAKTTEHRNAYIDYIDEEYNATRLTGILTEVARIIGANVLNVAQQDYDPQGASVAVLISEEKVGEECPPEICDSETPGPLPETLLAHLDKSHITVHTYPESHPDRGVCTFRADIDVSTCGRISPLKALNYLLHTFSPDIAIMDYRVRGFTRDISGEKYFLDHKINSIQNFISKDTRELYQLIDVNVYQENIFNTKMTLKEFDLDNYLFGTGKKSLLPREKKRVKQEIKREMAEIFAGRNLPSF
- the hypB gene encoding hydrogenase nickel incorporation protein HypB, which translates into the protein MNRRITLNRRVALADEVYARQVRERCAQGGILLVNLIGSPGAGKTTLLERVLPQMPCRCGVVEGDVATSRDAQRIAACGVPVVQINTGGGCHLEAHLVLRGLEDLPLDDLDLVFVENVGNLVCPAEFDLGEDFKVAVSSVPEGADKPLKYPSLFSQAACVVLTKTDLLPYLPFDEELFWKDVESLNPRGRRFRVDGLRGDGAEEWVRFLAETLETKRCGA
- the rpsB gene encoding 30S ribosomal protein S2 produces the protein MAVVSMKQLLECGVHFGHQTRRWNPKMKPFIFTERNGIYIIDLQKTVKGLEKAYDFVREISKSGGSILFVGTKRQAQEPIRNEALKSGQFYINQRWLGGLLTNFATIRRRVNRMVELEQMENDGSINRYPKKEIIQLRKEREKLEKYLSGIKDMRETPDALFIIDPRRETIAVQEARKLHIPVVAIVDTNCDPEVIDFPIPGNDDAIRAIELITGLMSSAFVEGRQGVDGAVQPEEAVEEPAEVVETVETETIVVREKLHDAYSEVGEKVVNQELEDRKGWKEA